CGGTACTATTATTGTTCCTAAAGGAGTTTACACTTTAAACGGTCCGATTAATTTTGTAAGCAATGTAAAATTACATTTAGAAGATGGTGCTAAAATTAGATTTGGCTCCAATCCTAAAGATTATCCACTTGTATTAACGAGTTGGGAAGGAACAATACTTTACAATTATAGCCCACTTATTTATGGAAATGATGTAAAAAATATTGCTATTACAGGAAACGGAATTATCGATGGAGAAGCCAAAAACACTTGGATAAAATGGAAACCTCTTGAAGAAAAAGACAAACAACTAAGCCGAGAAATGAACCATAAAAACACACCAATTAAAGAGCGTGTTTTTGGTGAAGGTCATTATTTGAGACCACAATTGATTCAGTTTATCAACTCAAAAAATATACTGCTTGAAAATATTAAACTTGAAGATTCTCCTTTTTGGTGTGTGCATTTGTTAAAAAGTAAAAGCATTACCATTTGTGGATTAAAATACAGTGCACACAACAACAATAATGACGGAATAGACCCTGAATATTCCAGTGATATTTTAATTGAAAATGTTCTTTTTGATAATGCCGATGATAATGTTGCCATAAAAGCAGGAAGAGATGATGAAGGGCGAAGCAATTCCAACACTCCTTCTGAAAATATCGTGATTAGAAATTGTGAATTTAAAGGTTTACACGCCATTGTAATTGGAAGTGAAATGTCAGCTGGAGTTCGAAATGTATATGTTGAAAACAGCAAATTTAGAGGTGATTTAAAAAGAGGCGTGTTTATAAAAACCAATTCTGACCGCGGAGGTTACGTCAAAGACATTTTTTTCAACAACATAGCGTTTGGAAAAGTAGAAGACTGTCTTTATATCACCGCTAATTATCATGGAGAAGGCAGCGGATTATTTCCTTCTAAAGTTTCTGATGTTTCATTTTCAAATATTAGCTGTGTTGAAGCAACAAATACTGGAATTGTAATCGAAGGATTTCCAGATAAAAAGGTTTCAAACATCAAACTAGACAACATCAACATACAATCTGCAAAAAACGGTATGACAACTACCAATTCAGAAAATGTGACTATAAATGAAGTTGTAATTGGCCAAAAAGCAACAACACCAACATCTGCAAAATAAATTTATCAAAAACTAAAGAAGAATAATATGAAATGGATTCCCTTATTTTTAATGTTAATCTCTATCAATTGCTTGGCGCAAAAACCAACTATCTATGGCATTGGCGATTCGACCATGGCTAATAAAGTAAAACCAGAAGAAAACCCAGAACGAGGTTGGGGACAACTGTTTCCAATGTTCCTTACCGATAATAATATCACGTTTGATAATAGAGCTGTAAATGGGCGAAGTACAAAAAGTTTTATCAATGAAAAACTTTGGGACGCTGTTTACAAAGTGCTAAAAAAAGGTGATTATGTTTTTATACAATTTGGACATAATGATGCAAAAGATAAAGACTCTTTGCGTTACACAAACCCACACACAGCCTATCGCCATAATTTGATTCGATTCGTAACAGAAACCAGAGAAAAAGGAGCGACACCAATCCTTTTTTCTTCAATAGCCAGAAGAAATTTTAATGAAAATGGAGTACTAATTCCAACTCATGGAGATTATACTTTAGAAACTCGTTTAGTAGCGCAAGAATACAATGTTCCTTTTATTGATATGGAATATTACACAGAACTCTTAGAACAATCATATGGTCCAGAAAAATCAAAAAAAATTCATTTACACTTCGAAGCTGGTGTAATCCCGTATTATAAAAACGAAAAACATGACGATGACACTCATCTTTCTTTAGAAGGAGCTACTGCCGTAGCAAAAATTGCTGCAGAAGAATTAAAAAAAACAAAATTAGATTTAGTTCAATACTTAAAAAAATAACATAATTCAAAATAGCTATTGATTATGGAAGAGAGAAATAAAACATTAGGGGAATTTATAATTGAAAACCAAAAAGACTTCCAATATTCATCGGGTGAATTGTCTCGAATTTTTAATTCTATAAAATTGGCGGCAAAAGTAATTAGTCATAAAGTAAACAAAGCTGGACTAGTTGATATCATTGGAGG
The Flavobacterium sp. 5 DNA segment above includes these coding regions:
- a CDS encoding glycoside hydrolase family 28 protein, translating into MKFKLLILFFISLSCLAQKNDFPSDKVDEIIKRIQLPIIPSYKIEVTKLGAKGDSISNSKPAFDKAMALCKKNNGGTIIVPKGVYTLNGPINFVSNVKLHLEDGAKIRFGSNPKDYPLVLTSWEGTILYNYSPLIYGNDVKNIAITGNGIIDGEAKNTWIKWKPLEEKDKQLSREMNHKNTPIKERVFGEGHYLRPQLIQFINSKNILLENIKLEDSPFWCVHLLKSKSITICGLKYSAHNNNNDGIDPEYSSDILIENVLFDNADDNVAIKAGRDDEGRSNSNTPSENIVIRNCEFKGLHAIVIGSEMSAGVRNVYVENSKFRGDLKRGVFIKTNSDRGGYVKDIFFNNIAFGKVEDCLYITANYHGEGSGLFPSKVSDVSFSNISCVEATNTGIVIEGFPDKKVSNIKLDNINIQSAKNGMTTTNSENVTINEVVIGQKATTPTSAK
- a CDS encoding rhamnogalacturonan acetylesterase, yielding MKWIPLFLMLISINCLAQKPTIYGIGDSTMANKVKPEENPERGWGQLFPMFLTDNNITFDNRAVNGRSTKSFINEKLWDAVYKVLKKGDYVFIQFGHNDAKDKDSLRYTNPHTAYRHNLIRFVTETREKGATPILFSSIARRNFNENGVLIPTHGDYTLETRLVAQEYNVPFIDMEYYTELLEQSYGPEKSKKIHLHFEAGVIPYYKNEKHDDDTHLSLEGATAVAKIAAEELKKTKLDLVQYLKK